One window of the Megalops cyprinoides isolate fMegCyp1 chromosome 2, fMegCyp1.pri, whole genome shotgun sequence genome contains the following:
- the ing5a gene encoding inhibitor of growth protein 5a — MATAIYLEHYLDSIENLPCELQRNFTLMRELDSRTEEKKGEIDKLAAEYIANVKNLASEQKVEHLQKIQTAYSKCKEYSDDKVQLAMQTYEMVDKHIRRLDADLARFENELKEKLELSGYESPDGRALKKGGRNLKEKKGPKGRGRKGSDEDSPRKKKSKNSPEFSDSLLAVHPSDVLDMPVDPNEPTYCLCHQVSYGEMIGCDNPDCPIEWFHFACVDLSTKPKGKWFCPRCIQDRKKK; from the exons ATGGCGACGGCAATATACCTGGAACATTACCTGGACA GTATTGAAAATCTTCCCTGCGAGCTCCAGAGAAACTTCACTCTGATGCGCGAATTGGACAGTAGGACTGAAG AAAAGAAGGGGGAGATCGACAAGCTTGCAGCAGAATACATCGCGAACGTGAAAAACCTGGCCTCGGAGCAGAAAGTGGAGCACCTGCAGAAGATTCAGACGGCCTACAGCAAGTGCAAAGAATATAGCGACGACAAAGTGCAGCTCGCCATGCAGACGTATGAAATG GTGGATAAGCACATCCGCAGGCTGGATGCAGACCTGGCCCGCTTCGAGAACGAGCTGAAGGAGAAACTGGAACTGAGCGGCTATGAGAGTCCTGATGGCAGAGCGCTGAAGA AAGGCGGTAGGAACctgaaggagaagaaaggaCCCAAGGGAAGGGGCAGGAAAGGGTCGGATGAAGATTCACCAAGGAAGAAGAAATCGAAAAATAG CCCGGAGTTCAGTGACTCTCTGCTGGCTGTGCACCCCTCCGATGTGCTGGACATGCCCGTCGATCCCAACGAGCCGACCTACTGCTTATGCCATCAGGTGTCCTACGGCGAGATGATTGGATGTGATAACCCTGAT tgtccAATAGAGTGGTttcattttgcttgtgttgaTCTTTCTACAAAGCCAAAAGGGAAATG gtttTGTCCTCGCTGTATCCaggacaggaagaaaaaatga
- the cep19 gene encoding centrosomal protein of 19 kDa produces the protein MAFVAKRCGVKFKPPSIVLIYEDKDTKKLRQRIMPVRNFSQHSDCSQAAERLKNNARHRAYLEGVSLRQLERLHTVLRDRLRGRTLEQSLASLHLDPDEDLNKLGDEELARKKAQMDELFERNRKRKEDPDFVYDLEVEFPEAGDRETCSWDEDESDDEF, from the exons ATGGCATTTGTGGCTAAACGGTGCGGAGTGAAGTTTAAACCTCCTTCCATAGTCTTGATCTACGAAGATAAGGACACCAAGAAGTTGCGCCAAAGAATCATGCCAGTGAGAAATTTCTCACAACATTCAG actgcAGCCAGGCGGCCGAGCGTCTGAAGAACAACGCCCGGCACCGGGCCTACCTGGAGGGCGTGTCCCTGCGGCAGCTGGAGCGGCTGCACACGGTGCTGAGGGACCGCCTCCGTGGCCGCACCCTGGAGCAGAGCCTGGCCTCGCTGCACCTGGACCCCGACGAGGACCTCAACAAGCTGGGCGACGAGGAGCTGGCCCGCAAGAAGGCGCAGATGGACGAGCTGTTCGAGCGCAACCGCAAGCGCAAGGAGGACCCCGACTTCGTCTACGACCTGGAGGTGGAGTTCCCCGAGGCGGGCGACCGGGAGACCTGCAGCTGGGACGAGGACGAGTCTGACGACGAGTTTTAG